In Roseiconus lacunae, one genomic interval encodes:
- a CDS encoding BON domain-containing protein, with translation METTDTKNLAVAASQVLASSSVPELRTLRVDEQCDELQLHGSVRSFYHKQLAQEAVFPIACGKQVVNYVDVQN, from the coding sequence ATGGAAACTACGGACACAAAGAATCTCGCGGTCGCAGCATCACAAGTATTGGCCAGCAGCTCGGTTCCCGAGTTGCGAACATTGCGTGTCGATGAACAGTGCGATGAGCTACAACTTCACGGCAGCGTGCGCAGCTTTTACCACAAGCAACTTGCGCAAGAGGCGGTATTTCCGATCGCCTGTGGAAAGCAAGTGGTCAATTACGTCGACGTTCAAAACTAA
- a CDS encoding DUF1501 domain-containing protein, whose amino-acid sequence MNHWNRRTFLSGSGLSLGSAALSGLLGRSGHAAPLPAGLTKAMANGLPPGIQGLPNIPPRVKRVIFLCMAGGPSHLETFDEKPELARLDGQPMPTSYTEGQPIAQLAGKELKVQGPLTQFKRCGESGQVISDFLPYHQRMADDICVLRSMVTEQINHDPAHTFMNCGTALAGRPSMGSWVTYGLGSECDDLPGFVVLTSVGGRNPQPIASRQWGSGFLPSRFQGVEFNAAGPPVHYVDPPAGVGHDGQRRVVDAIAKLNQHRFQSVPDPEIQTRLSAYEIAFRMQTSVPELVDFSDEPQDVLDMYGAKGSDGSYASNCLLARRLAERGVRFIQLYHRGWDHHGGLERYMKICCGLTDRPTWALIQDLKRRGMLDDTLVIWGGEFGRTPMFQGKGGAGRDHHIKGFSMWMAGGGVKGGTSYGATDPLGYNAVENVTHVRDLHATMLHMLGIDHKRFSYPYQGLDTRLTGVEEAHVIDDVLS is encoded by the coding sequence ATGAATCATTGGAACCGCAGGACATTTTTGTCAGGCAGCGGATTGTCGCTTGGCTCGGCCGCGTTGTCCGGTTTGCTTGGGCGATCCGGGCACGCCGCACCATTGCCGGCTGGGCTGACGAAAGCAATGGCCAATGGTCTGCCGCCGGGCATACAGGGATTGCCCAACATCCCACCACGCGTCAAGCGTGTGATTTTTTTGTGCATGGCTGGGGGCCCGTCGCATTTGGAGACGTTTGATGAAAAGCCAGAGTTGGCGCGACTCGATGGTCAGCCGATGCCGACGTCTTACACCGAAGGCCAACCGATCGCACAGCTTGCCGGCAAAGAGTTGAAGGTCCAGGGGCCACTCACTCAATTCAAACGCTGTGGGGAAAGCGGGCAAGTGATCAGCGATTTCTTGCCGTATCATCAACGTATGGCCGACGACATCTGTGTGCTCAGGTCGATGGTGACAGAGCAAATCAATCATGACCCGGCTCATACTTTCATGAATTGTGGTACGGCGCTCGCCGGTCGGCCTTCGATGGGATCTTGGGTCACGTATGGGCTGGGCAGCGAATGCGATGACTTACCCGGCTTTGTCGTCCTGACCAGTGTTGGTGGCCGGAATCCGCAGCCGATCGCTTCACGTCAATGGGGCAGCGGTTTTCTTCCCAGCCGATTCCAAGGGGTGGAGTTCAACGCCGCCGGGCCCCCGGTGCACTATGTCGATCCTCCCGCCGGCGTCGGTCACGATGGGCAGCGCCGGGTCGTCGATGCGATCGCGAAGCTGAATCAGCACCGTTTCCAAAGCGTTCCCGATCCGGAGATTCAGACTCGTCTATCGGCCTACGAAATTGCCTTTCGGATGCAAACCTCGGTGCCGGAGTTGGTCGACTTTTCTGATGAGCCCCAGGATGTTTTGGACATGTATGGCGCCAAGGGCAGTGACGGATCCTATGCGAGTAACTGTTTGCTCGCGCGACGTTTGGCCGAACGCGGTGTGCGGTTCATCCAGCTCTACCATCGTGGCTGGGATCACCATGGCGGGCTGGAACGCTACATGAAAATTTGTTGCGGACTGACCGATCGTCCGACTTGGGCACTGATCCAGGATTTAAAGCGACGCGGCATGTTGGATGACACCTTGGTGATTTGGGGCGGTGAGTTTGGTCGCACGCCAATGTTTCAAGGCAAAGGAGGTGCCGGTCGTGACCATCACATCAAGGGTTTTTCGATGTGGATGGCCGGTGGTGGGGTAAAGGGGGGGACCAGTTACGGCGCGACCGATCCGTTGGGCTACAACGCGGTCGAGAATGTCACTCACGTTCGTGACCTGCATGCGACGATGTTGCACATGCTGGGCATTGACCACAAACGTTTCAGTTACCCCTACCAGGGGTTGGACACTCGGCTGACCGGTGTCGAAGAAGCGCATGTGATTGACGACGTCTTGAGTTAA
- the cutA gene encoding divalent-cation tolerance protein CutA, which produces MDHAPALVVCLTTVSDEKQAEALARTLLQERVAACVQVDAPIRSFYCWDGKDCVDRELRLVIKTTRERATALQQTILRCHPYDQPQVVILDCSGADPGYAHWVGENTTED; this is translated from the coding sequence ATGGACCATGCACCCGCGTTGGTGGTTTGCTTGACCACCGTTTCAGATGAAAAACAAGCTGAGGCACTCGCCCGAACGCTACTCCAAGAACGGGTCGCCGCATGCGTCCAAGTCGATGCCCCGATCCGAAGCTTTTACTGCTGGGACGGCAAAGATTGTGTCGATCGTGAATTGCGTTTGGTGATCAAGACCACTCGCGAGCGAGCCACGGCTTTGCAACAAACCATCCTTAGGTGTCATCCCTACGATCAACCACAGGTCGTGATACTTGACTGTAGCGGCGCTGACCCAGGATACGCGCATTGGGTTGGTGAAAACACGACGGAAGATTAG
- a CDS encoding glutamate-5-semialdehyde dehydrogenase: MDHRRQTRSKPYRKDVMNTATATDLAAYCAETARNAKSASAELAILDASAKNRWLNESADALISGAESIIEANAKDLDAAPGYGLTDAAIDRLRLDRQRIEGIATALREIAMLPDPIGEVLDGFTRPGGLQITKKRVPLGVVFFIYESRPNVTADAAAICVKSGNAVILRGGKEAIHSSQAIVNLMCEVAERCGLPKHAVQLVNTTDRTAVGEFLGLGDLIDVAIPRGGEGLIRRVAAEATMPVIKHYDGNCHVYVDETADVEMAASIVENAKCQRMGVCNACESLLVHESIAAKALPKIAERLAQHSVEIRADQRAKTLIPGSISANDDDWGAEYLGPTISVAVVDSIDEAISHINRYSSHHTEAIVTSSLAAAETFTAGIDSSAVMVNASTRFNDGGVFGLGAEIGISTDKFHARGPCGLRELTTYKYIVKGNGHLRT, translated from the coding sequence ATAGACCACCGACGACAAACTAGATCGAAGCCTTACCGTAAAGACGTTATGAACACCGCCACGGCAACCGACCTCGCTGCCTACTGTGCTGAAACCGCAAGAAACGCCAAATCAGCCTCGGCCGAACTCGCCATTCTCGATGCCTCGGCAAAGAACCGCTGGCTCAACGAATCCGCCGACGCGCTTATTTCAGGGGCTGAGTCGATCATCGAAGCCAATGCCAAGGACCTCGATGCTGCCCCCGGATACGGGCTGACTGATGCCGCGATCGACCGCTTGCGGCTCGACCGGCAGCGGATCGAAGGGATCGCAACGGCACTGCGTGAAATTGCGATGCTACCCGACCCGATCGGCGAAGTCCTGGACGGATTCACTCGCCCGGGAGGCTTGCAAATCACCAAGAAACGCGTGCCCCTTGGCGTGGTGTTCTTCATCTACGAAAGCCGCCCCAACGTGACCGCCGACGCCGCCGCGATTTGCGTCAAGAGCGGAAACGCGGTGATCCTTCGCGGCGGAAAAGAAGCGATTCACAGTAGCCAAGCAATCGTCAACCTGATGTGCGAGGTCGCCGAGCGATGTGGTCTGCCTAAACATGCCGTCCAGTTGGTCAACACCACCGACCGGACTGCCGTCGGCGAGTTCCTCGGGCTGGGGGACCTGATCGATGTTGCGATTCCACGTGGAGGCGAAGGCCTGATTCGCCGCGTCGCCGCCGAGGCAACGATGCCGGTGATCAAGCATTACGACGGCAACTGCCATGTCTACGTCGACGAAACGGCCGACGTCGAAATGGCTGCGTCGATTGTCGAAAACGCCAAGTGCCAGCGGATGGGCGTTTGCAACGCATGTGAATCGCTCCTGGTACACGAATCGATCGCGGCGAAGGCCCTGCCCAAAATCGCCGAAAGACTTGCCCAACACTCCGTAGAAATCCGCGCCGACCAACGGGCCAAAACATTAATCCCAGGAAGCATCTCGGCGAACGACGACGATTGGGGGGCAGAGTACCTGGGCCCGACGATCAGCGTCGCGGTGGTCGATTCCATCGACGAGGCAATCAGCCACATCAACCGCTACAGTTCCCACCACACCGAAGCGATCGTGACCAGCAGCCTCGCAGCTGCCGAGACATTCACCGCGGGCATCGATAGCTCTGCCGTGATGGTCAACGCCAGCACACGCTTCAACGACGGCGGCGTATTTGGGCTGGGGGCTGAAATCGGGATCTCGACTGACAAGTTTCACGCTCGCGGCCCATGCGGACTGCGCGAGCTGACGACCTACAAATACATCGTCAAAGGCAACGGGCACCTGCGGACCTAG
- the rpmA gene encoding 50S ribosomal protein L27 produces MAHKKGQGSSRNGRDSNAQRRGVKKFGGEAVKAGNILIRQCGTKWRAGSGVGQGNDYTLFALVDGNVKFDQKGRRINVVTA; encoded by the coding sequence ATGGCACACAAGAAAGGACAAGGCTCCAGCCGCAACGGTCGCGATTCAAACGCCCAACGCCGCGGAGTCAAGAAATTTGGTGGCGAAGCCGTCAAAGCCGGCAACATCCTAATCCGCCAGTGCGGCACCAAATGGCGCGCCGGCAGTGGCGTTGGCCAGGGCAATGACTACACCCTGTTTGCGTTGGTCGACGGAAACGTGAAATTCGACCAAAAAGGACGCCGCATCAACGTCGTCACCGCCTAA
- a CDS encoding sodium:calcium antiporter: MGILIPLLLIFLACLIIWRACDGFEVASDYIGRNLSEGVRGGTINAISSSIPELFTTLIALFVLADRDGFAVGIGTTAGSALFNGMIIPATCILAVIGTVLAGVKVKSVDVSRKVILRDGVALIVCEFVLILLINGEKLYWWQGLIMMAMYATYLIFMIRSMRSSQRRAAEQATNELATSGLATAGQVAPIDSIDVTENTSADTDQASGFGTLFYWLSGGPLLDLESMFVTDKQRQEIKDETWNGWPLLIVSTTVIAAACWFLVKACEWLGTGNDVHPSYTLLGYEFVGLGIPAMFVAVIFASMATSVPDTVMSVRDALDGDYDDAVANALGSNIFDICFALGFPMFLFTLVHGPIEMSPEVAQQSGELRLLLLVLTIVGFFVYFFGKKHVSPVGIEFVEMRRGKAFSLLAIYLVFVIYIIGRSVDAPLANSIAAMLQRFLVLLPAFT; this comes from the coding sequence ATAGGAATTCTAATTCCTCTGCTTTTGATATTTCTCGCTTGCTTAATCATCTGGCGTGCTTGCGATGGATTTGAAGTCGCATCGGATTACATCGGCCGAAATCTCTCTGAAGGTGTTCGTGGTGGCACGATCAACGCAATTTCAAGCTCGATTCCTGAGCTGTTTACGACGCTGATCGCCCTGTTCGTTTTGGCCGACCGCGATGGATTTGCGGTCGGAATTGGTACGACCGCCGGGAGTGCGTTATTCAACGGGATGATTATCCCGGCGACATGTATTCTGGCAGTCATCGGGACCGTACTCGCGGGCGTCAAAGTCAAGTCCGTTGACGTTTCTCGCAAAGTGATTCTCCGCGATGGGGTTGCGTTGATCGTTTGCGAGTTTGTCTTAATCTTGCTGATCAATGGCGAAAAGCTCTATTGGTGGCAAGGCCTGATCATGATGGCGATGTACGCGACCTATTTGATCTTCATGATCCGGTCGATGCGTTCGTCACAGCGGCGGGCCGCCGAACAGGCTACGAACGAACTCGCGACATCGGGGCTGGCAACTGCCGGTCAAGTTGCTCCGATCGATTCCATTGATGTGACCGAGAACACCTCCGCAGACACCGATCAGGCCAGCGGTTTCGGTACATTGTTCTACTGGTTATCAGGTGGGCCGCTGTTGGATTTAGAATCCATGTTTGTGACCGACAAGCAGCGGCAAGAAATCAAAGACGAAACATGGAACGGTTGGCCGTTGTTGATCGTGTCTACGACCGTAATCGCGGCCGCATGTTGGTTTCTCGTCAAAGCGTGCGAGTGGTTAGGTACCGGCAACGATGTTCATCCGTCGTACACCCTTCTGGGCTACGAATTTGTCGGGCTGGGCATTCCGGCAATGTTTGTTGCCGTGATTTTTGCGTCGATGGCAACCAGTGTTCCCGATACCGTGATGTCGGTACGCGATGCGCTCGACGGTGATTATGACGATGCGGTTGCCAACGCACTCGGCAGCAACATCTTCGACATCTGTTTCGCGCTCGGTTTCCCCATGTTCTTGTTCACCTTGGTACATGGGCCGATCGAGATGTCACCCGAAGTTGCCCAGCAGAGTGGTGAGTTGAGATTGCTTCTGCTTGTGCTGACGATCGTCGGGTTCTTTGTTTACTTCTTCGGAAAGAAGCACGTCAGTCCGGTCGGAATCGAGTTCGTCGAAATGCGCCGAGGCAAAGCGTTCAGTTTGCTGGCGATCTATTTGGTGTTTGTGATTTACATCATCGGACGCTCAGTCGACGCACCGCTAGCCAATTCGATCGCGGCGATGTTGCAGCGTTTCCTGGTTTTGCTGCCCGCGTTCACTTAA
- a CDS encoding ferritin-like domain-containing protein, translated as MDYQPVIDHMNECLKHEWTGVAQYSQASFLIEGVWREVYAKTFIENAEESFDHAKRVGEKISALGGVPVVTRNEIKQTRDLQEILKNSLEFESKAVEMYTKALELAEGDRALVVFLENILEEEQDGVDEFTKLLRGTEAMESVSTKSKSA; from the coding sequence ATGGATTACCAACCAGTCATCGATCACATGAATGAATGCCTGAAGCACGAATGGACGGGCGTCGCGCAGTACTCTCAGGCGAGCTTTTTGATCGAAGGTGTCTGGCGTGAGGTTTACGCCAAGACCTTTATCGAAAACGCTGAAGAGTCGTTCGATCACGCGAAACGCGTTGGCGAAAAAATCTCGGCACTCGGCGGCGTCCCCGTCGTCACCCGCAACGAAATCAAGCAAACACGCGACCTTCAGGAAATCTTGAAGAACAGCTTGGAGTTCGAATCGAAAGCGGTGGAGATGTACACCAAAGCTCTCGAACTCGCCGAAGGTGACCGCGCATTGGTCGTCTTTTTGGAAAACATCCTCGAAGAGGAGCAAGACGGTGTCGACGAATTCACCAAATTGCTTCGTGGAACCGAAGCCATGGAATCGGTAAGCACGAAATCCAAGTCGGCTTAA
- the rplU gene encoding 50S ribosomal protein L21, protein MYAIIVDGGRQYRVEPGMEVDLDYRETPAGESLTFDKVLAVGGDSGLKLGAPTVDGASVTASVVGAKQGKKLYVQKFRRRKHSKSRIGHRQLFTRVKITDIAGA, encoded by the coding sequence ATGTACGCCATTATCGTTGACGGCGGTCGCCAGTACCGCGTCGAGCCAGGCATGGAAGTTGACCTGGATTACCGTGAAACCCCTGCCGGTGAAAGCCTGACGTTTGACAAGGTTCTCGCCGTTGGTGGCGATTCGGGCCTGAAACTCGGTGCCCCGACAGTCGATGGTGCGAGTGTCACCGCATCGGTCGTCGGTGCCAAGCAAGGCAAAAAACTGTACGTCCAGAAGTTCCGTCGCCGCAAGCACAGCAAAAGTCGTATCGGCCACCGCCAGCTTTTCACCCGTGTCAAAATCACTGACATCGCGGGTGCGTAA
- a CDS encoding glycosyltransferase family protein, with protein sequence MPLEREHQLFEDTLLSVLENADDDCEIVAVHNGSYEDPFELAGELALVTARSSNLVDQVRDAFDSTTAPLVQILTSGTKVHPQWLDSAIESFDEDTVGAIVPQQQRDRRRGNAAGWNDTSARLCQPVDTQTGSIDGFFLGGVVIRRHLLKDLLEAVAPAMNHPIAVAYAFGGLLRRSGWSIRVAKGFEVDCSQSVTFEDASDFDRGQLLGSIQAHLFSSNHVPSLGSSMMTAVFGESSVGEALGMAKHRNRLAATRRAIDVACVATPDEVARRTRIQSVPVEAPFRRAA encoded by the coding sequence GTGCCTCTCGAACGTGAACACCAATTGTTCGAAGACACCTTGTTGAGTGTGCTGGAGAACGCCGACGATGATTGCGAAATCGTTGCGGTGCACAACGGCAGCTACGAAGACCCCTTTGAATTGGCCGGTGAGCTGGCACTCGTCACGGCCCGTTCGAGCAACCTTGTCGATCAAGTGCGTGACGCATTTGATTCGACCACGGCGCCCCTGGTTCAAATTCTCACCAGCGGAACCAAAGTTCACCCCCAGTGGCTGGACTCTGCGATCGAATCGTTCGACGAAGATACTGTCGGGGCAATCGTTCCACAGCAGCAACGCGATCGTCGTCGCGGAAACGCGGCCGGCTGGAACGACACCTCGGCTCGACTTTGCCAGCCGGTAGATACCCAAACAGGTTCGATCGACGGATTCTTCTTAGGCGGCGTTGTAATTCGTCGCCACCTACTCAAAGACCTGCTCGAAGCGGTCGCACCGGCGATGAATCACCCCATCGCGGTTGCATATGCATTCGGCGGTTTGCTACGACGCAGTGGCTGGTCGATTCGAGTTGCCAAGGGCTTTGAAGTGGACTGTTCACAATCGGTCACATTTGAAGATGCCTCCGATTTCGATCGTGGTCAACTGCTCGGTTCCATCCAAGCCCACTTGTTTTCAAGCAATCACGTGCCTTCACTCGGTTCAAGTATGATGACCGCGGTGTTTGGTGAAAGCTCGGTTGGAGAAGCCTTGGGAATGGCAAAACACCGAAACCGCCTTGCCGCAACCCGGCGAGCGATCGATGTCGCCTGCGTCGCAACACCCGATGAGGTCGCACGGCGAACGCGGATTCAGAGCGTTCCTGTTGAAGCACCATTTCGCCGAGCGGCATAA
- a CDS encoding TIGR00282 family metallophosphoesterase, with translation MKFLFLGDIVGKPGMSAVLQNVQRIREELDLDYVIANAENAADGSGLLPKQFDTLIDNGIDGVTLGDHIFRRKDIISSLQKSDRIVKPANYPHHAAGRRWTLIKRSGRKPLGLVSLMGRVFMKPVDCPFEAIDDVLAELGEHTDHILVDVHAEATSDKQCLARYLDGRVTAVLGTHTHVPTADTCILPGETAFQCDVGMCGPYESIIGRDIERVVHTTRTAEPCHFHVATGDVRLCGAIVEADDEGRALSIERFQERVVVQ, from the coding sequence ATGAAGTTTTTATTCCTCGGTGATATTGTTGGTAAACCGGGGATGAGTGCCGTGTTGCAGAACGTGCAGCGAATCCGTGAAGAGCTTGACCTCGATTACGTCATTGCCAATGCGGAAAATGCTGCCGACGGATCGGGGCTATTGCCCAAGCAGTTCGATACGTTGATCGACAATGGGATCGATGGCGTGACGCTGGGCGATCATATCTTTCGCCGCAAGGACATTATTTCGTCACTGCAAAAGAGCGACCGGATCGTCAAACCGGCCAACTACCCGCACCATGCCGCCGGACGCCGCTGGACGTTGATCAAACGCTCGGGGCGGAAACCCTTGGGGTTGGTCTCGCTGATGGGCCGCGTGTTCATGAAGCCAGTCGATTGTCCCTTCGAAGCGATCGATGATGTGCTGGCCGAACTCGGCGAACACACCGATCACATCTTGGTCGATGTGCATGCCGAAGCAACGAGCGACAAGCAATGCTTGGCGCGCTACCTAGATGGTCGAGTCACGGCGGTCTTGGGAACCCACACTCATGTTCCGACCGCGGATACATGTATCCTTCCCGGCGAAACGGCATTCCAATGTGACGTCGGAATGTGTGGTCCTTACGAAAGTATCATCGGCCGAGATATCGAGCGCGTCGTGCACACCACGCGAACCGCCGAGCCATGCCATTTTCATGTCGCGACCGGCGACGTTCGGCTTTGCGGTGCGATCGTCGAAGCCGACGATGAAGGCCGCGCCTTGTCAATCGAGCGTTTTCAAGAACGCGTTGTCGTCCAGTAA
- a CDS encoding serine/threonine protein kinase, whose amino-acid sequence MPSDRLTDYELGDILGVGTVGTIYLATEKETGRQVALKKLHPKVSQNTLIRARFKREMTIMERLRHPNVVAYLGGGRDDGDQSLFYAMEVVSGGTVADLLESGGPLHWTAVVEISRQICSALQCLHNHGVVHRDLKPSNLFLTPGGEVKLGDFGIARDLTAGDLTVGQVTVGTHAYMAPEQITGDRSVSGKADLYALGCCMFEMLTCRKVFLGENYAQLFDQHLKQKPPSVRDFAECPFEVDQVILKLLEKKPDDRPFNARQVQAVMLEVADGYREDHGEALQPAEEHVFPAGRTELVERIRRRLEPQTREISGTRLAIAVSVIAIAIVALVALSAATGQ is encoded by the coding sequence ATGCCTTCCGACCGGCTCACTGATTACGAGCTGGGCGATATCTTAGGCGTCGGCACCGTTGGCACGATTTATTTGGCAACGGAGAAAGAAACAGGGCGCCAGGTCGCACTGAAGAAGCTCCATCCCAAGGTCAGTCAGAACACGCTGATCCGTGCGCGGTTCAAACGCGAAATGACCATCATGGAGCGACTGCGGCACCCGAACGTGGTTGCCTACCTGGGTGGCGGGCGCGACGACGGTGATCAGTCGCTGTTCTATGCGATGGAGGTTGTCTCCGGTGGGACCGTTGCCGATCTACTCGAGTCTGGCGGTCCGTTGCACTGGACGGCCGTCGTTGAAATCTCTCGCCAGATCTGTAGTGCACTTCAGTGCCTTCATAATCATGGCGTTGTCCACCGTGATTTGAAGCCGAGCAATTTGTTTCTGACGCCTGGTGGCGAGGTCAAGCTCGGTGATTTTGGAATTGCTCGTGACCTCACCGCTGGAGATTTGACGGTCGGGCAGGTCACCGTCGGCACGCACGCCTATATGGCTCCCGAGCAGATCACCGGCGATCGGTCGGTTTCTGGGAAGGCGGATCTCTACGCCCTCGGCTGCTGCATGTTTGAAATGCTGACCTGCCGAAAAGTCTTTCTCGGTGAAAATTATGCTCAGCTGTTCGATCAGCATCTCAAGCAGAAGCCGCCCTCGGTTCGGGACTTTGCCGAGTGTCCCTTTGAGGTCGATCAGGTGATTTTAAAGCTTCTCGAGAAGAAGCCAGATGATCGTCCTTTCAATGCTCGGCAGGTCCAGGCGGTCATGTTGGAGGTCGCCGATGGTTACCGGGAGGACCACGGTGAGGCATTGCAGCCGGCCGAGGAGCACGTGTTTCCAGCCGGGCGGACGGAGTTGGTCGAGCGGATTCGTCGTCGCCTTGAGCCACAGACCCGCGAAATAAGCGGGACGCGCCTGGCGATCGCTGTATCTGTCATCGCGATCGCCATCGTCGCATTAGTCGCGCTGTCTGCGGCGACTGGTCAGTGA
- a CDS encoding sulfatase family protein, whose protein sequence is MFARSIVILLAGLLLQSIPGVSLQAADRPNVVLFIADDVSWNDYGCYGNAAARTPNIDALAESGIRFDQAYLTASSCSPSRSSIITGRYPHNTGRAAELHQPISVHLPWFPQLLREHGYYTAISGKHHMKTTAPTDEHPQRPDPFDHVDGGKAPGDTSGSANWLSVTQERPKDKPFFFWFASYDAHRGWDADKQWDEELYGPMHRAEDVIVPPFLSDDPETRADLASYYNEVTRFDHRIGVVAEELRSQGVFDNTLILILADNGRPFPRAKTRLHDSGMKTALVASWPNGLKWSGQSDQLVSVIDIAPTALKLAGCEIPETVQGVSMQPLFESQSNSIRKYAFSEHNWHDYEAWGRSVRDGEYLFLVNERVDLPWQGPADSVRSPSHQQLRSLREQGELTEAQADVFLSPRPTVALYHTASDPQQLNNLVGNDRFADVEERLAGVLETWMDETGDSEPGKLYPDTFDRETGSRLKPEQIDIVGAFSPGRDRNADQINAPGPR, encoded by the coding sequence ATGTTCGCACGGTCAATCGTGATCCTGTTGGCAGGTTTACTGCTTCAATCGATTCCCGGCGTTTCGTTGCAAGCCGCTGACCGCCCCAACGTCGTGCTTTTTATCGCCGACGACGTGAGTTGGAATGATTACGGTTGCTATGGAAATGCGGCAGCTCGCACCCCCAATATCGACGCCCTCGCCGAAAGTGGCATTCGGTTTGACCAAGCCTACTTGACCGCCAGCAGCTGCAGCCCTTCGCGAAGCAGCATCATTACCGGACGTTACCCGCACAACACCGGGCGTGCCGCAGAATTGCATCAGCCGATTTCGGTTCACTTGCCGTGGTTCCCACAATTGCTTCGCGAGCATGGCTACTACACCGCGATTTCGGGTAAGCATCACATGAAGACGACGGCGCCGACGGACGAGCATCCACAGCGTCCGGATCCGTTCGATCATGTTGATGGTGGGAAAGCCCCGGGCGATACCTCCGGTTCGGCCAATTGGCTCTCGGTGACTCAAGAGCGCCCAAAAGACAAGCCGTTCTTTTTTTGGTTCGCCTCCTATGACGCCCATCGTGGTTGGGATGCGGACAAACAATGGGACGAGGAACTCTATGGGCCGATGCATCGCGCCGAAGACGTAATCGTCCCGCCATTTCTTTCCGACGACCCAGAAACTCGCGCCGACCTTGCGTCCTACTACAACGAAGTGACTCGGTTCGACCATCGCATCGGAGTCGTCGCTGAGGAACTGCGGAGCCAAGGGGTTTTCGATAACACGTTAATTTTGATACTCGCCGACAATGGCAGGCCTTTCCCACGCGCGAAAACTCGTTTGCATGATTCCGGAATGAAGACCGCGTTGGTCGCGTCTTGGCCAAACGGTTTGAAATGGAGCGGTCAGTCGGACCAACTTGTCAGCGTTATCGACATCGCGCCGACGGCGTTGAAGCTTGCCGGTTGTGAGATTCCCGAAACGGTTCAAGGTGTTTCAATGCAACCACTTTTTGAATCCCAATCCAACTCGATCCGAAAGTACGCATTCTCGGAACATAACTGGCACGATTACGAAGCTTGGGGACGGAGCGTACGAGATGGTGAGTATCTTTTTCTTGTTAACGAACGGGTCGATTTACCGTGGCAAGGCCCTGCCGATTCGGTCCGCAGTCCGTCGCACCAGCAATTGCGAAGCCTGCGCGAGCAAGGAGAACTCACCGAAGCCCAGGCGGATGTTTTTCTTTCGCCACGCCCTACGGTCGCGCTCTACCACACCGCTTCGGATCCGCAGCAATTGAACAACTTGGTCGGTAACGATCGTTTCGCCGATGTCGAAGAACGTTTGGCCGGCGTACTCGAGACCTGGATGGATGAAACCGGTGACAGCGAGCCCGGGAAACTTTATCCGGACACGTTTGATCGTGAGACCGGAAGTCGTTTGAAGCCGGAGCAGATCGACATCGTCGGTGCGTTCTCGCCGGGACGGGACCGAAATGCCGATCAGATTAACGCACCCGGCCCGCGTTAG